In Desulfobacterales bacterium, a genomic segment contains:
- a CDS encoding homocysteine S-methyltransferase family protein, translating into MISTPFPEFLKQSPCILAEGAVIERLRRSSSFELDPHIVNSAFIYEDVQRKAIEIIYRQYLDIGSQYNLPLLLSTPTWRSSQERITAAGYAHRDVNADNYRFLDALRSSYGTYARNVVIGGLLSCRGDAYRPAEALGVSTAKEFHSWQAIKLSQAGVDFLLAATLPALSEATGLAAALAAAGKPYLVSFIVRPDGTLLDGTPLKTAVSAIDDAVDPQPLAYLVNCTHASIFRSALLHDVNSSSVVRQRIIGLMANTAALNPEELENSAALMAEAPETFGYALAGLHQELGLKILGGCCGTDDRHIRALAARLAAAKSDMLSD; encoded by the coding sequence ATGATCTCAACCCCGTTTCCGGAATTTCTCAAACAATCTCCCTGCATCCTTGCCGAGGGGGCTGTCATCGAACGCCTGCGTCGCAGCAGCAGCTTTGAACTCGATCCCCATATCGTCAATTCGGCATTTATCTATGAGGATGTTCAGCGAAAAGCCATTGAAATCATTTATCGCCAGTATCTGGATATCGGCTCCCAGTACAACTTGCCGCTCCTGCTTTCAACGCCCACCTGGCGGTCCAGCCAGGAACGGATCACGGCGGCCGGTTATGCCCATCGCGACGTAAACGCAGACAATTACCGTTTCCTGGACGCCCTGCGTAGCAGCTACGGAACATATGCCCGAAATGTCGTTATCGGCGGACTCCTGAGCTGCCGCGGCGATGCCTACCGGCCGGCTGAAGCCTTGGGGGTTTCTACGGCGAAGGAATTTCATTCCTGGCAGGCCATAAAGCTGTCCCAAGCCGGGGTTGATTTTCTTCTGGCCGCCACGTTGCCGGCTCTCAGCGAAGCCACCGGACTTGCAGCGGCCCTGGCCGCCGCCGGAAAACCGTACCTCGTGAGTTTTATCGTGCGCCCTGATGGCACACTCCTGGATGGAACGCCCCTGAAAACGGCAGTTTCCGCAATCGACGACGCGGTCGATCCGCAACCACTGGCCTATCTGGTCAACTGCACCCATGCCTCCATATTTAGAAGCGCCCTGCTGCACGATGTTAACTCTTCATCCGTTGTCCGGCAGCGGATTATCGGCCTGATGGCCAATACAGCGGCACTCAACCCCGAAGAACTGGAAAACAGCGCCGCGCTGATGGCGGAAGCGCCTGAAACTTTCGGGTATGCCCTTGCCGGGCTCCATCAGGAACTCGGCTTGAAGATACTGGGGGGCTGCTGCGGAACCGACGATCGCCATATCCGCGCTCTGGCGGCACGGCTGGCAGCAGCCAAAAGCGACATGCTTTCAGATTGA
- a CDS encoding aspartate/glutamate racemase family protein, whose translation MGIFKDSTRNELLTIVKRMLDEDNIDSVILGCTELPLILTESKYGIPFLNTTAIHCESIIRYCIQTK comes from the coding sequence TTGGGAATCTTTAAGGATTCGACCCGAAACGAGCTGCTGACCATTGTCAAAAGAATGCTGGATGAGGATAACATTGATTCAGTGATTCTGGGATGTACCGAATTGCCTTTAATCCTGACCGAGAGCAAATACGGCATTCCTTTTTTAAACACAACCGCGATTCACTGCGAAAGCATTATCAGATACTGTATTCAAACCAAATGA
- the mtgA gene encoding monofunctional biosynthetic peptidoglycan transglycosylase, whose translation MIRYRKKNSRSRKKTTKLLVFMGRLILTAVILSVLMVLCFRWVSPPTSAFMLKRHFKNFLHNKPSAALKYRWIDLDKMSPYVPLAVIASEDQKFPHHWGFDIAAISDAVGNNLKGGRLRGASTITQQVAKNMFLWSGRSFVRKGLEAYFTVLLELLWSKNRILEVYLNIAEFGDGIYGVRAAAETFYLKPPSRLTRWESAILAAVLPSPRKLKVSDPSPYVIERAGWIEEQMAQLGGIGYLRNI comes from the coding sequence ATGATAAGGTATAGAAAAAAGAACAGTCGCAGCAGGAAAAAAACAACGAAACTGCTCGTTTTTATGGGGCGTCTCATTCTCACCGCCGTTATCCTGTCCGTACTAATGGTGCTTTGTTTTCGCTGGGTCTCGCCGCCCACCAGCGCATTTATGCTGAAAAGGCATTTTAAAAACTTTTTACATAATAAGCCGTCGGCTGCTCTAAAATACCGCTGGATTGATTTGGACAAAATGTCACCTTATGTTCCGCTGGCGGTGATTGCATCCGAAGACCAGAAATTTCCCCATCACTGGGGCTTCGATATTGCTGCCATATCGGATGCCGTGGGAAACAACCTGAAGGGCGGACGCCTGCGGGGCGCCAGCACCATTACCCAACAGGTTGCGAAAAACATGTTCCTGTGGTCCGGACGCAGTTTTGTGCGAAAAGGTCTGGAGGCATACTTTACGGTCCTGCTGGAGCTGCTGTGGTCTAAAAACCGGATTCTGGAAGTATATCTGAATATCGCGGAATTCGGCGACGGCATATATGGGGTTCGGGCGGCTGCGGAAACCTTCTATTTAAAGCCCCCTTCCCGGTTGACCCGATGGGAGTCAGCCATCCTGGCGGCGGTGCTGCCAAGCCCGCGAAAACTCAAGGTGTCGGACCCATCACCGTATGTCATCGAACGCGCCGGCTGGATCGAAGAACAGATGGCGCAACTGGGGGGTATCGGGTATTTGAGAAACATTTAA
- a CDS encoding shikimate kinase, translating into MDHTPFINNWDMVDTSAPHIVGAFLADKSRKPLYILAKSGNLWERRIAVLATFFFIRQGDFIDTLSISELLLRVSMPIQDKSNIVLIGMPGSGKSTVGIILAKLTSRDFVDTDLLIQIDQGRPLQDIVDQSGYMTLREIEEGILLGLNYRNYVIATGGSAAYSHDAMLHLKKNGMIIFLNVDLPTLESRIDNFSTRGLAKRPEQSLADLFKERYDLYTTYADVVVDCNRLNQEAVCRRVISETGVLNQ; encoded by the coding sequence TTGGACCATACCCCCTTCATCAACAACTGGGACATGGTGGACACCTCCGCCCCGCACATCGTCGGCGCCTTTCTTGCCGATAAGAGCAGGAAACCTTTATATATTCTTGCCAAATCCGGAAATTTGTGGGAAAGAAGAATAGCCGTCCTGGCAACATTTTTCTTCATCCGGCAGGGGGATTTTATCGATACGCTCTCTATCTCTGAATTGTTGTTGAGGGTTTCTATGCCTATTCAAGATAAATCCAATATTGTTTTAATCGGGATGCCGGGATCCGGCAAGAGCACGGTCGGCATCATCCTGGCAAAGCTGACCTCGCGGGATTTTGTTGATACCGATCTGCTTATTCAAATCGACCAGGGACGACCGCTGCAGGATATCGTTGACCAATCCGGGTATATGACGCTGCGAGAAATTGAGGAAGGCATACTCCTGGGTTTAAACTATCGCAATTATGTGATCGCCACCGGCGGAAGCGCCGCCTACAGTCACGACGCCATGCTGCACCTGAAAAAAAACGGTATGATCATTTTTCTGAATGTCGACCTGCCCACACTTGAATCCCGAATTGATAATTTCAGCACGCGCGGACTCGCCAAACGTCCGGAGCAAAGCCTTGCCGATTTATTCAAGGAACGCTATGATCTGTATACAACCTATGCGGATGTTGTTGTCGACTGTAATAGACTGAATCAAGAGGCGGTCTGTCGGAGGGTTATAAGTGAAACCGGTGTGCTGAATCAATGA